In a single window of the Novosphingobium sp. IK01 genome:
- a CDS encoding glutamine synthetase family protein, giving the protein MNSAIAPASPSLADASFADWLDAHPEVTRVEAFLVDVNGAPRGKWMVRDKALGLAAKGLPMPLSIFALDAWGCDVPEAGLAFGTGDPDGLCWPVAGRWSKAPWLGEDSAQVFLEMVGRDEGPDGTPAQADPRGVLKAVLARYAARGLTPVVATELEFYLYRLDQGLPVPPDGNMARNDTLSTSALTAHVALFDQIMEVAHAMGIPADAVVSEAGPGQYELNLLHRADALAAADDTVLMKRIVRALAAAQGLGATFMAKPYGDCSGSGMHIHASLQDASGANVLARPEGGPSDALFHAVAGLLAAMPETMLAFAPNYNSFRRFRPDAHAPTSAGWGIDDRSAAIRVIAGDAKATRIEHRISGADVNPYIAMAAMLGAMMQGIEEGAMPPPAQDPMQPGAGAPLPVEWGAAMAAFAASERAAEMFGARFCAIYLACKQQDRAMFLRQIDRFEYDTYLGLL; this is encoded by the coding sequence ATGAATTCTGCCATCGCTCCCGCCTCTCCCTCGCTTGCTGACGCCTCGTTTGCCGACTGGCTCGACGCGCACCCTGAAGTAACCCGCGTCGAGGCCTTTCTCGTCGACGTGAACGGGGCGCCGCGCGGCAAATGGATGGTGCGCGACAAGGCGCTGGGGCTGGCGGCCAAGGGGCTGCCGATGCCGCTCTCGATCTTCGCGCTCGATGCCTGGGGCTGTGATGTGCCCGAGGCCGGGCTGGCCTTCGGCACGGGTGACCCGGACGGGCTGTGCTGGCCGGTGGCCGGGCGCTGGAGCAAGGCGCCCTGGCTGGGCGAGGACAGCGCGCAGGTCTTCCTCGAAATGGTCGGGCGCGATGAAGGGCCTGATGGCACGCCCGCGCAGGCCGACCCGCGCGGGGTGCTCAAGGCCGTTCTGGCACGCTATGCCGCGCGCGGGCTGACCCCGGTGGTGGCGACCGAACTGGAATTCTATCTCTACCGCCTCGATCAGGGCCTGCCCGTGCCGCCCGATGGCAACATGGCGCGCAACGACACGCTTTCGACCAGCGCGCTCACCGCCCATGTCGCGCTGTTCGACCAGATCATGGAGGTGGCCCACGCCATGGGCATCCCGGCAGACGCCGTGGTGAGCGAGGCGGGGCCGGGCCAGTATGAACTGAACCTGCTCCACCGTGCCGACGCACTGGCGGCGGCGGACGATACCGTGCTGATGAAGCGGATCGTGCGCGCGCTGGCCGCCGCGCAGGGTCTGGGCGCGACGTTCATGGCCAAGCCCTATGGCGACTGTTCGGGCAGCGGCATGCACATCCATGCCAGCCTTCAGGATGCTTCGGGCGCCAATGTGCTGGCCCGGCCCGAGGGTGGCCCGTCCGACGCGCTGTTCCATGCCGTGGCCGGGCTGCTGGCTGCCATGCCCGAGACGATGCTGGCCTTTGCGCCCAATTACAATTCGTTCCGCCGGTTCCGTCCCGATGCCCATGCGCCGACATCGGCAGGCTGGGGGATCGATGACCGGTCGGCGGCGATCCGGGTGATTGCCGGGGACGCCAAGGCGACGCGGATCGAGCATCGCATTTCCGGGGCCGACGTGAACCCCTACATCGCCATGGCCGCGATGCTGGGCGCGATGATGCAGGGGATCGAGGAAGGCGCGATGCCGCCCCCCGCGCAAGATCCGATGCAGCCGGGCGCCGGGGCCCCGCTGCCGGTCGAATGGGGCGCGGCGATGGCTGCCTTTGCTGCCTCGGAGCGCGCGGCGGAAATGTTCGGCGCGCGATTCTGCGCGATCTATCTGGCCTGCAAGCAGCAGGACCGCGCGATGTTCCTGCGCCAGATCGACCGCTTCGAATACGATACGTATCTGGGGTTGCTGTAA
- a CDS encoding c-type cytochrome, with product MRRINWIVSALAGLAASVTAPAHAQNAGAGAAMFKQQCQMCHVNTAGAKGFAAPNLFGVVGRKAASTPFAYSAALKASGKTWDARTLDTFLTAPGKLVPGTRMAVAIPDPKKRADMIAYLKTLH from the coding sequence ATGCGTCGCATTAATTGGATTGTTTCTGCCCTTGCCGGTCTGGCTGCGAGTGTGACGGCGCCCGCCCATGCCCAGAACGCCGGGGCCGGTGCCGCCATGTTCAAGCAGCAGTGCCAGATGTGCCATGTGAACACGGCGGGCGCCAAGGGCTTTGCCGCGCCCAACCTGTTCGGTGTCGTGGGCCGCAAGGCCGCCAGCACCCCGTTCGCCTATTCCGCCGCGCTCAAGGCTTCGGGCAAGACCTGGGACGCCAGGACGCTCGATACGTTCCTGACCGCGCCGGGCAAGCTCGTGCCGGGCACGCGCATGGCCGTGGCGATCCCCGATCCCAAGAAGCGCGCCGACATGATCGCCTACCTCAAGACCCTGCACTGA
- a CDS encoding (2Fe-2S)-binding protein — MTAPLPAASLPSVTLTVDGTPRTLAADQDMPLLWALRDLAGVTGVKFGCGAGLCGACSVLVEGERLFACQTPVSAVAGKAVTTIEGLTGQPLGKALAAAWEELDVVQCGYCQPGQIVAAAALLKANPAPDDAAIDEGMSGNLCRCGTYTRIRAAIHRAAQLAKA, encoded by the coding sequence ATGACCGCCCCGCTTCCCGCCGCTTCGCTCCCTTCCGTCACCCTGACGGTTGATGGCACACCCCGCACGCTTGCCGCCGATCAGGACATGCCCCTGCTCTGGGCCTTGCGCGATCTTGCGGGGGTGACGGGGGTAAAGTTCGGGTGCGGGGCGGGCCTGTGCGGGGCGTGCAGCGTGCTGGTCGAGGGCGAACGCCTGTTCGCCTGCCAGACCCCGGTCTCCGCCGTGGCGGGCAAGGCCGTGACCACGATCGAGGGCCTCACCGGCCAGCCGCTGGGCAAGGCCCTGGCTGCGGCCTGGGAGGAACTCGACGTGGTGCAGTGCGGCTATTGCCAGCCCGGCCAGATCGTGGCGGCGGCGGCCCTGCTCAAGGCCAATCCGGCCCCTGACGATGCCGCCATCGACGAAGGCATGAGCGGCAACTTGTGCCGCTGTGGCACCTACACCCGCATCCGCGCCGCGATCCATCGCGCGGCGCAACTGGCCAAGGCTTGA
- a CDS encoding aldehyde dehydrogenase — MTSPSLPAQIPSRLPSLSVIGAERAPAASGESLDNLDPGTGRMLNTLPAGSTADIDRAVAAARARFEGGQWRDMKPAQRKKTMLALADALESAAEEFAVLETLDTGKPISDTRGVDVPLALDTLRFYAESIDKIYGEVGPSGPDKLSYAVHDPLGVIGAIVPWNFPLLMAMWKIAPAIAMGNSMVVKPSELSSLTALRLGELALEAGLPEGVLNVVTGTGPDAGAALALHQDVDMIAFTGSGPVGRQLMHYAADSNLKRVSLELGGKSPHIVFADYPDLDRAAQAVAWGIFYNQGQVCTAGSRLLVERSIHGEFVEKVLAVARTIVPGDPLDPATKLGAVISEKQLDGVLVKIARAQQEGAALRLGGSRARVESGGFFLDPTVFDAVDNRASLAREEVFGPVLAVIPFDTPQEALALANDTDYGLASGLWTGSIDVAQAFARRLRAGMVWVNGWDACDITMPFGGFRQSGFGRDRSLHALYKYADMKSVTISTTGIFPA; from the coding sequence ATGACGAGCCCCAGCCTGCCCGCCCAGATTCCTTCACGCCTTCCCTCGCTCAGCGTGATCGGCGCCGAGCGTGCGCCCGCTGCCAGCGGGGAAAGCCTCGACAACCTGGATCCGGGCACGGGCCGCATGCTCAACACCCTGCCCGCCGGCAGCACCGCCGACATCGACCGCGCCGTGGCCGCCGCCCGCGCCCGGTTCGAGGGCGGGCAATGGCGCGACATGAAGCCCGCGCAGCGCAAGAAGACCATGCTGGCGCTGGCCGACGCGCTCGAAAGTGCCGCCGAGGAATTCGCCGTCCTCGAAACGCTCGATACTGGCAAGCCGATCAGCGACACGCGCGGGGTCGACGTGCCCCTCGCGCTCGATACCTTGCGTTTCTATGCCGAGAGCATCGACAAGATTTACGGCGAAGTCGGCCCGAGCGGGCCGGACAAGCTGTCCTATGCGGTCCACGATCCGCTCGGCGTGATCGGGGCCATCGTGCCGTGGAATTTCCCGCTGCTGATGGCCATGTGGAAGATCGCCCCGGCCATCGCGATGGGCAATTCGATGGTGGTCAAGCCTTCCGAACTGTCCTCGCTCACCGCGCTGCGGCTGGGTGAACTCGCACTCGAAGCGGGCCTGCCCGAAGGCGTGCTCAACGTGGTGACCGGCACCGGGCCGGACGCCGGGGCGGCGCTGGCGCTGCATCAGGATGTCGACATGATCGCGTTCACCGGTTCGGGCCCGGTCGGTCGCCAGCTCATGCATTATGCCGCCGACAGCAACCTCAAGCGGGTCAGCCTCGAACTGGGCGGCAAGAGCCCGCACATCGTCTTTGCCGACTATCCCGACCTCGACCGCGCGGCACAGGCCGTGGCCTGGGGCATCTTCTACAACCAGGGGCAGGTCTGCACGGCGGGTTCGCGCCTGCTGGTCGAGCGTTCGATCCATGGCGAATTCGTCGAGAAAGTGCTGGCCGTGGCGCGGACCATCGTGCCGGGCGATCCGCTCGATCCGGCAACGAAACTGGGCGCGGTGATCAGCGAGAAACAACTCGACGGCGTGCTGGTAAAAATCGCGCGGGCGCAGCAGGAGGGCGCGGCCCTGCGCCTTGGCGGCAGCCGCGCGCGCGTGGAAAGCGGCGGCTTCTTCCTTGATCCCACGGTGTTCGACGCGGTCGACAACCGGGCCAGCCTCGCCCGCGAGGAAGTGTTCGGCCCGGTTCTCGCGGTGATCCCGTTCGACACCCCGCAGGAAGCGCTCGCGCTCGCCAACGACACCGATTATGGCCTGGCCTCGGGCCTGTGGACCGGCTCGATCGACGTGGCGCAGGCCTTTGCCCGGCGGCTGCGCGCAGGCATGGTCTGGGTCAACGGCTGGGACGCCTGCGACATCACGATGCCCTTTGGCGGCTTCCGGCAATCGGGCTTTGGCCGTGACCGCAGCCTTCACGCGCTCTACAAATATGCCGACATGAAATCCGTGACCATTTCCACCACCGGGATTTTTCCGGCATGA
- a CDS encoding gamma-glutamyl-gamma-aminobutyrate hydrolase family protein, whose product MSGAPSRLLLGVSCCLRENDGAEPVHGVIDRYLRAPARHGDCDVVLVPALPGLTDWTAMAGRLDGLLLTGSPSNVEPWRYGTPSAGRLADGPFDPARDTTTLALAEAMLRAGKPVFGICRGFQELNVAFGGTLRVLATDGPVSHHAPDGVSLETMFAACHPVALSPDGIMARALGTQEMTVNTVHYQGVDALGIVGPGRSLTIEARAPDGQIEAFSADVVGAEVFAVQWHPEWDADSNPASAWFFAHLHGAMERARTRTHADTGAA is encoded by the coding sequence ATGAGCGGGGCGCCTTCGCGCCTTTTGCTGGGCGTTTCGTGCTGCCTGCGCGAGAATGATGGGGCCGAGCCTGTCCACGGGGTGATCGACCGCTATCTGCGCGCGCCGGCCCGGCATGGCGATTGCGATGTCGTGCTGGTCCCCGCGCTGCCCGGCCTGACCGACTGGACCGCCATGGCCGGTCGGCTCGACGGACTGCTGCTCACCGGAAGCCCTTCGAATGTCGAACCATGGCGCTATGGCACGCCGTCCGCAGGCAGGCTTGCCGATGGCCCGTTCGACCCGGCGCGCGATACCACCACGCTCGCGCTGGCAGAGGCCATGCTGCGCGCGGGCAAGCCGGTCTTCGGCATCTGCCGGGGGTTTCAGGAACTCAACGTCGCCTTTGGCGGCACCTTGCGCGTGCTCGCAACCGATGGACCGGTTTCCCACCATGCGCCCGACGGGGTCAGCCTCGAAACCATGTTCGCGGCCTGCCACCCGGTCGCGCTCAGCCCCGATGGCATCATGGCCCGCGCGCTCGGCACGCAGGAGATGACCGTCAACACCGTCCACTATCAGGGCGTCGATGCACTGGGCATTGTCGGGCCGGGCCGGAGCCTGACCATCGAGGCGCGCGCGCCCGACGGCCAGATCGAGGCCTTTTCCGCCGACGTCGTAGGGGCCGAAGTCTTCGCGGTGCAGTGGCACCCGGAATGGGACGCCGACAGCAACCCCGCCTCGGCCTGGTTCTTCGCCCACCTCCACGGTGCGATGGAGCGGGCGCGAACCCGCACGCACGCAGACACAGGAGCCGCCTGA
- a CDS encoding xanthine dehydrogenase family protein molybdopterin-binding subunit, with protein MEQGLKAPSASRRGFLAGSAALASGLAGALVVPLGAACAAGPAPLSITGFLAVLPDGAVSLALPKTEMGQGILTAITMIVAEELGVAPTAVHVAIPEADPARFAPIDTGTGGSTSIRELWKPLRQAGANARAALIGAAARTWKVAPAGLVLDDGAVVDPARGGRRLAYGALLAQAMAAPLPTDAVPLAPADWKIIGKDTPRLDSAAKVRGKAAFGIDVQVPGMKIATLAQSPVFGGRLARHDAAAAKAVAGVVDVIALPDCLFVTASNLWSAKQGLAAAAPVWDEGANATVGQAQVIAAIEQAVRAPGVTAKAQGDLAAARAGAARVVEATYHQPFLAHATMEPGSCTAHVTAQGAQVWAGSQVPTDARAAAARVLGLAPEKVRFHNFLMGGGFGRRLETDMVERTVQLAAKVAYPVKLVWTREEDIQHDVVRPAYVDRIAAGLDKTGAPVSWEHRIAGSSIMARLMGDKFGGVDDDAVDGAIAPLYPASARLVTFRQVESCMPTGWWRGVGGLRNTFVIESFADELAHAAGQDPLAWRLAQITDPRARAVLQKAAAQAGWGKAMPQGEGLGLAVLHIWDTCLAAVAHVKVGADKQISVPQVTVAVDCGVPVNPLGVRAQVEGGVTFALSAALYGGVTLDKGRIEQSNFHDVRALRMNEAPRVAVHVMPTDNAPGGMGEPPAAIIGPAVANALFAATGKRVRSIPLQAGFEAA; from the coding sequence ATGGAACAGGGACTCAAGGCTCCGTCTGCGTCGCGACGCGGGTTTCTGGCCGGATCGGCAGCTCTGGCCAGTGGGCTGGCTGGCGCTTTGGTGGTGCCGCTGGGGGCGGCTTGCGCGGCAGGGCCCGCGCCGCTTTCCATCACCGGTTTTCTCGCGGTGCTGCCCGATGGCGCCGTTTCGCTGGCCCTGCCCAAGACCGAGATGGGGCAGGGCATCCTGACCGCGATCACGATGATCGTGGCCGAGGAACTGGGCGTTGCGCCCACGGCGGTTCACGTTGCGATTCCCGAGGCCGACCCGGCCCGTTTCGCGCCCATCGACACCGGTACGGGCGGCTCGACCTCGATCCGCGAGTTGTGGAAGCCCTTGCGGCAGGCTGGGGCCAATGCCCGCGCCGCGCTGATCGGGGCGGCGGCCCGCACATGGAAGGTCGCGCCCGCCGGGCTCGTGCTGGATGATGGCGCGGTGGTCGATCCCGCGCGGGGGGGCCGTCGTCTGGCCTATGGCGCATTGCTGGCGCAGGCCATGGCCGCGCCGCTGCCGACCGATGCGGTGCCGCTCGCCCCGGCGGACTGGAAGATCATCGGCAAGGACACCCCCCGGCTCGATTCGGCGGCCAAAGTGCGCGGCAAGGCCGCCTTTGGTATCGACGTGCAAGTGCCGGGGATGAAGATCGCCACGCTGGCCCAGTCGCCGGTGTTCGGGGGCAGGCTGGCCCGCCACGATGCGGCGGCGGCAAAGGCCGTGGCCGGTGTCGTCGACGTGATCGCGCTGCCCGATTGCCTGTTCGTGACCGCGAGCAACCTGTGGTCGGCGAAACAGGGCCTTGCCGCCGCAGCGCCCGTCTGGGACGAGGGTGCCAATGCCACGGTCGGGCAGGCGCAGGTGATCGCCGCGATCGAGCAGGCCGTGCGGGCGCCGGGCGTGACGGCCAAGGCGCAGGGCGATCTGGCCGCCGCGCGCGCGGGTGCCGCGCGCGTGGTCGAGGCGACCTATCACCAGCCCTTCCTTGCCCATGCGACGATGGAGCCGGGCAGTTGCACCGCCCATGTGACGGCGCAGGGCGCGCAAGTCTGGGCCGGAAGCCAGGTGCCGACCGACGCCCGCGCGGCGGCGGCCCGCGTGCTGGGGCTGGCGCCTGAAAAAGTGCGGTTCCACAATTTCCTGATGGGCGGTGGCTTTGGCCGCAGGCTCGAAACCGACATGGTCGAGCGCACCGTGCAACTGGCGGCCAAAGTGGCCTATCCGGTCAAGCTGGTGTGGACGCGCGAGGAAGACATCCAGCACGACGTGGTGCGCCCGGCCTATGTCGACCGGATCGCGGCCGGGCTCGACAAGACGGGGGCGCCGGTCTCGTGGGAGCACCGGATTGCGGGTTCCTCGATCATGGCGCGGCTGATGGGCGACAAGTTTGGCGGCGTGGATGACGACGCGGTCGATGGGGCGATTGCGCCGCTCTATCCGGCCAGCGCCCGGCTGGTCACGTTTCGTCAGGTCGAAAGCTGCATGCCGACCGGCTGGTGGCGCGGGGTGGGTGGCCTTCGCAATACGTTCGTGATCGAGAGCTTTGCCGACGAGCTGGCCCATGCCGCCGGGCAGGACCCGCTGGCATGGCGGCTGGCCCAGATCACCGATCCGCGCGCGCGGGCCGTCCTGCAAAAGGCCGCCGCGCAGGCGGGCTGGGGCAAGGCCATGCCGCAGGGGGAAGGACTGGGGCTGGCCGTCCTTCACATCTGGGACACCTGCCTTGCCGCCGTGGCCCATGTGAAAGTGGGCGCGGACAAGCAGATTTCCGTGCCGCAGGTAACCGTTGCGGTCGATTGCGGGGTGCCGGTCAATCCGCTCGGGGTGCGGGCGCAGGTCGAGGGCGGGGTGACATTCGCGCTGTCCGCCGCGCTTTATGGCGGGGTGACCCTGGATAAGGGGCGGATCGAGCAGTCGAATTTCCACGACGTGCGCGCCCTGCGCATGAACGAGGCGCCGCGCGTGGCGGTTCATGTGATGCCCACCGACAATGCGCCGGGCGGCATGGGCGAACCGCCCGCCGCGATCATTGGCCCGGCGGTGGCCAATGCACTGTTTGCCGCGA
- a CDS encoding NAD(P)/FAD-dependent oxidoreductase, with protein MAPAPARAYAGMPTWYAASAAPAPARPVLEGAHKASVCVVGAGFTGMSVALELAGKGYDVVVVEGERVGWGASGRNGGQLINGYSRGLDVLEARHGPQVARDLGKVALEGAAIIRERVARHGIACDLVDGGLGVALTARQMRGLEHEASVWADHGHGAITVLDRAGLRDHVRSDRYVGGILDPLRGHFHPLNFLLGEAAAFEAMGGRLFEHSPVERIDESSDHPRVVTARGEVSADFLVICGNAYLGDALPRLSSRIMPVSSQIVTTPPLGDLAEKLLPSNVCVEDANYILDYFRRTADGRLLYGGGIVYGGQDPVSVDAKIRPGLRKTFPELADVPFDFAWSGTFAMTLSRMPEVGRLNPRVFFSHGDSGHGVTTTQLLGRLLAEAVAGQHERFDVFARLPHLPFPGGQALRAPLSTLGSLWYTLRDRLGI; from the coding sequence ATGGCGCCTGCTCCGGCCCGCGCCTATGCCGGAATGCCGACATGGTATGCGGCGAGCGCCGCTCCGGCCCCGGCGCGCCCGGTTCTCGAAGGCGCGCACAAGGCCAGCGTCTGCGTGGTCGGGGCGGGGTTCACCGGGATGTCGGTGGCGCTCGAACTGGCGGGCAAGGGCTATGATGTCGTCGTCGTCGAGGGCGAGCGCGTGGGCTGGGGCGCCTCGGGGCGCAATGGCGGGCAACTGATCAACGGCTACAGCCGGGGGCTCGACGTGCTGGAAGCGCGCCACGGCCCGCAAGTCGCGCGCGATCTGGGCAAAGTCGCGCTCGAAGGGGCCGCGATCATCCGCGAGCGGGTGGCGCGCCATGGCATTGCCTGCGATCTGGTCGATGGCGGGCTGGGCGTGGCGCTCACCGCGCGGCAGATGCGCGGGCTGGAGCATGAGGCGAGCGTCTGGGCCGATCATGGCCATGGGGCGATCACCGTGCTCGACCGCGCGGGCTTGCGCGATCATGTCCGCTCCGACCGCTATGTCGGGGGCATTCTCGATCCCTTGCGCGGCCATTTCCATCCGCTCAACTTCCTGCTGGGCGAGGCTGCGGCCTTCGAGGCGATGGGTGGACGCCTGTTCGAGCATTCGCCGGTCGAGCGCATCGACGAGAGCAGCGACCATCCGCGCGTGGTCACCGCGCGGGGCGAGGTTTCCGCCGATTTTCTGGTCATTTGCGGCAATGCCTATCTGGGCGACGCGCTGCCGCGCCTGTCGTCGCGGATCATGCCGGTATCGAGCCAGATCGTGACGACGCCGCCCTTGGGCGATCTTGCGGAAAAGCTTCTGCCCAGCAATGTCTGTGTCGAGGACGCCAACTACATCCTCGACTATTTCCGCCGCACGGCGGACGGGCGCCTGCTCTATGGCGGGGGCATCGTCTATGGCGGGCAGGATCCGGTGAGCGTGGACGCCAAGATCCGCCCGGGCCTGCGCAAGACTTTCCCCGAACTGGCCGACGTGCCGTTCGATTTCGCCTGGAGCGGGACGTTCGCGATGACCTTGAGCCGCATGCCCGAAGTGGGGCGGCTCAATCCGCGCGTGTTCTTCTCGCATGGCGACAGCGGGCACGGGGTTACCACCACGCAATTGCTCGGGCGCCTGCTGGCCGAGGCGGTGGCCGGGCAGCACGAACGCTTCGATGTGTTTGCAAGGCTGCCCCACCTGCCGTTTCCGGGCGGGCAGGCGCTGCGCGCGCCGCTCAGCACGCTGGGTTCGCTATGGTACACGCTGCGTGACCGGCTGGGCATCTGA